The following coding sequences are from one Melopsittacus undulatus isolate bMelUnd1 chromosome 14, bMelUnd1.mat.Z, whole genome shotgun sequence window:
- the PTAFR gene encoding platelet-activating factor receptor: MSAKDKGSAEGSADPYISCHIDSEFRYNLFTVFYSIIFILGFAANCYVLWIFSRIYPTKKLNEIKIFMVNLTVADLLFLVTMPMWIVYYHHHGDWIMPEFLCNVAGTLFFVNTYSSVAFLMVITYNRYQAVTNPIKAAQFTTQRRGIYLSAAIWIIIVGSSLYYLFDNNTNQEEINSRNFTRCFEHYDSSGSVSAVLAIHVIICILFYVIFIFILGWNIIIIRTLFSKATQPRKSAHVKQRALWMVCTVLAVFIISFVPHHLVHLPWTLTVLEQWKRENCQLRQQLNDAHQVTLCLLSTNCVLDPIIYCFLTKKFQKHLSEKLKSMKGSRKCSRQTTDTVIEGTIHQEDAIRI, translated from the coding sequence ATGTCTGCAAAGGATAAAGGCAGTGCTGAAGGTAGTGCTGATCCCTACATTTCCTGCCACATCGACTCAGAGTTTCGCTACAACCTCTTCACTGTTTTCTACAGCATCATTTTCATTCTGGGCTTTGCTGCCAACTGTTATGTGCTCTGGATTTTCAGCCGCATTTACCCCACCAAGAAACTCAATGAGATCAAGATATTCATGGTGAACCTGACGGTAGCTGACCTGCTCTTCTTGGTTACGATGCCAATGTGGATTGTTTACTACCACCACCATGGAGACTGGATCATGCCCGAGTTCCTCTGTAACGTGGCTGgtactttattttttgtgaaCACCTACTCCTCTGTTGCCTTCCTGATGGTCATCACATACAACCGTTACCAAGCTGTGACTAATCCCATTAAAGCTGCTCAGTTTACCACCCAGAGAAGGGGGATCTACTTATCAGCAGCTATCTGGATTATAATCGTGGGCAGCTCTTTGTATTACCTTTTTGACAATAATACTAACCAGGAGGAGATCAATTCTAGGAATTTCACGCGGTGCTTTGAGCACTATGACTCTTCGGGCAGCGTTTCAGCTGTTCTCGCCATCCACGTCATCATCTGCATCCTCTTCTATGTCATTTTCATCTTTATACTAGGCTGGAACATCATCATTATCAGGACCCTGTTCTCCAAAGCAACCCAGCCACGGAAGAGTGCTCATGTCAAGCAAAGGGCACTCTGGATGGTGTGCACAGTGCTAGCTGTGTTCATCATAAGCTTTGTACCTCATCACCTGGTGCATCTGCCCTGGACCCTGACTGTTCTGGAGCAgtggaagagagaaaactgcCAGTTGCGCCAACAGCTCAATGATGCTCACCAGGTGACTTTGTGCCTCTTGAGTACAAACTGTGTGTTGGACCCTATCATTTACTGCTTCCTCACCAAGAAGTTCCAGAAGCATctttcagaaaagctgaaaagcatGAAAGGGAGTCGCAAGTGCTCCAGGCAAACCACAGACACAGTGATTGAGGGCACCATTCACCAGGAGGATGCCATTAGGATCTAG